The Symphalangus syndactylus isolate Jambi chromosome 6, NHGRI_mSymSyn1-v2.1_pri, whole genome shotgun sequence genome contains the following window.
cgggggactgggagtcgggggtcggggttagtctcggcttttggccctgtcctgccgccggctgctcccgtttctttggctttgcggcgaggtggacagggttagctctcgggattgagggcggttttggaagcggcctggggctaaggacaggccagggcggcgggagaggcggaccgctggcatcgctggatctgggcgcgctgtcggaccttccacatcaccagctgcaggcaggcgtttgcgtcctcgctggagttgtgcccgtcctggctgtcctggatgatgtgtcccaggtagtcggccgcgagattcctgagggagcgcttgtaggggaaacccaggtagtgcgggaagagcacggccgtgtccaccacggtgctgtggatgagcttcagggccagcagatcgctctccaggctgtgcccgatgaggatggtttgggcgctgaaaaagctcagcaggatggcttggactttgggcaacgtgatgctcgtgttggcgacgtcggcctcggtcactccggagaacctggtgttgtagtccacgatctcgttgtcgggcttgacgaaggtgtcgtacaccactcgcatgtcggcgtccaccacggtgacgcgggtcagctccaggccgtgcgtggtgtagcacatctcacagtccaaggcgtagatccctggataagcgtctgtggaacactctttctccaaggtcttcacgaagccatcgaggctgtccttgcggccgtcccgcacgtgctgctttgccacctggcagcccacggagccaggagccgctgcacagcaggtgtactggctaacccggcctccagccacttggctcgagcggacccgcccccagtgataataacacaactggtcgcgtacacagcggcccgaggaggacaccaggtactcggtgccacaacggcagcagaccctgcaggaggagtcgccgggccccttcccctggccagtgaagaggacggcgcctccgggctgctcggggtgcgggaaggggtagccgttctccttgagctggtcctgggtgagcaggaactcctggaggcggctgtacagggcggccctgctgaggccgggcatggagctgggggtcaggcccttcagcctcttgagggtgttcaggaccacgttcaggtacacgttcttgttggggctgcagtcgtaggccgccttctcctcgttcagcgccttctcctcggcctcctgcttggaggcgcagaacttgagacactctttggtgaacagttggagatagcctcggcggatgacggtggggacttggcaccccgagcttcggaggataatgggtttcttcaaaggcgctaaggatggacgacggacgatccgcttagagctgatggtggtggaggtcttgtctgccatccccgacctgttgcgcgtcttccgtggctgtctgccgaccttggagccattggagcgttggcttccgctggccacccgggttctcttggcatctgtggcaccggtggccaagcaagggctgtgaaagtgggcgatcctcttcctctccctgggggctgagatgcggactgcggagggtctctctgccagctttggggcggctggcaggcagcaggccgatccccgctgcgcggggaagcaccaagcctccgtcaccatctcgggccacgcagggggcacagccggacccgtattctcgggctccgtctggatccccacagatgctgaggcccgcttgtacatctggggcacccagagcccgaagctctgggcaggctgatgagagggcagtgggaattctggagcctcgagggccgcctcctcggccgccttcttcgcttctggatagccaggtgggaaccagcagggagctgtggctcgcaacatctcgctgccttcgggagcacctgcgtggctctgctcctctcccaactggcggcttcaaggagtgccgccgcggaggcgcaccgcctttatatacgcacagggctcttctgtgagagagggtgggacttgtccttcattacgttgctacttccatccaatcacactgaacctcatcttccaccagactccagcttgcgggggggctcagggtctgctaatggaagcaacccgaactcctggttgctaaccttggagctagcttgcttttcctgaggtgattaagtgtccctgctcagcagtaccataatggctagtggaactgagccacatagccgcacattgagtttcagggaggttgctcaacttgctcgggcccacacagcacccccacggagccgggacggggccagccgtctgctgctgcctgctagtgggcaggatctgtctgggcttgcctttccctgctctgtgcactcctccaccgtgggcagcttgaggacaggaagcggaccgcaaccacttctctcccaggacgtgggcaacgttcaacacagggggtcttcaaaaacttcatagaaaatgtacatgctgaaagtctatgcatggatttcaatttgtttgcactaaaattaacttgcactaacttgttagaaccttcctgaactagatctagactgaggcactaagaaggatgagacatcggttgaaaaggactcccATCAGAGCCACATGAATTCCGCTAAAATTGCAgcaggaacaaacatcaaatgtatggtgaactcgggcggaataacaaagaagtcactgaggttttaggaaaagcttgtaaggacactgccccaaaggaatcagccgtttaccaatgtatagctggttttcagaggagatgagaagatacggaaggtgaatcctgcagtggctacgaaaagcaaatgctgtggaaaccattgggcacagatcagctgtactcacgagcagagattcagtggaacttttaaacaggagggatcccgatcctgtctaaaatgccaacgaaaaatgcgaacatcagccgggcatgatggcgggtgccgataatccccgcaactcgggatgctgaggtaggggaatggaacccaggagtcagaggttgcagtgagccgagatggcgccactgcactccagcctggggggcagagcgagactctggagcagaagaggccttctggtttggagagtgttccgcttttctgctctggctcctccccatctttgcggttttccctacctttgctcattgatgctggtgacctgccgatggggttatggagtgtatgtcctttttgctgatgctgatgctattcctttctgtttatcggttttccttctaagagtcaggtccctcagctgcagatccgttggagtttgctggaggtgcattccagaccctgtttgcctaggttggtgggagtgtaaactagttcaaacatggtggaagacagtgtggccattcctcaaggatctagaagtagacataccatttgacccagcgaccccattaccgggtatgcacccgaaggtttagaaatcatgctagtgtaaagacacatgcacacgtacgtttatggcagcactattcagaatgcaatgacttggaaccctacccaattgtccatcgacgatgatagactgcattaaggcaATGTGGCCCATAAACACCAAGGATTTCTATGCAGCCACCAAAAAGGataggttcatgtcctttgcagggacatgggcggagccggaaaccatcattctgagcaaactgtcacaaggacagaaaaccaaacaccccgcgTTCTCACTCGCagttgagaattgaacaatgagaacactcggtaacagggtggggaacgttacacactggggcctgtcacggggtggagggcggggtcagggatagcattgggagaaataccgaacgtaaatgatgggatgttgggtgcagcaggtcagcatggcacatggatacctatggaagaagcgagctctttgggcacacgcaccctacagcttaagatataataaaatattctagtggggaaataaccTCTTTGTGCATTTGATTcaggttcttttgggcagtttacttagacacactatgcaagcttgagatgcctcaatacaaggacacgaaggtttccgtgacaattgacatatatcaatacctatttcaaatacgtattttatcaattcaatgctgcctcaaaataccacacttttgtcagaattgggaagagtgtttctgacaaaagtagtgatttaaatagtgcctcacttacattttcattacatttctatgaccactacagatgtttgacttctcttgggtgctgtaaaactattctcttctgagtacattgctgatttcctgatgtttaccttatTGCCTGTTGAGGCCTGCAGCCCAACTATTTCGTCCGTCCAGTCTCCCATTACAGACCAGTGtggcaaactgaaaccacaatgaggcccagggcgcagtggctcacacctgtaaagccagtacactgggaggccaagcatggctgatcatttgaggtcaggagttcaagacccgcctggccaacgtggtgggaccccgtctgtaccagagacacaaagtgagctgggcatggtaattctgcctctttatctcagccgagggaggagaatcacttgaacccgggaggcagattctgcctttctgatctcagctgaggtaggagactcacttgaacctgggagacaggggatctagcgagccgatatcaagccaatgcaccccaacctgggcgacaagagcgaaacgctgtctcaaaagagagcaaaacaacaacactaaaacagtcctatataccctatagaatactatgaagcctcacaaattaaagaaatcgtatcatctgcaacatgaatgagtctacaggaggttacagtgagtgaaataaagcaaaggccaggcacggaggctcgtgactgtaatcccaccactttgggagtccaaggcaggtggagcacttcagcccaggagttgcagatcaaactgggcgacgtggcgaaatcccatctctaccaaaaaaaaacaaacattagacaggtgtggtgttggacgccttagtcctcgctactcaggagactcaagtgggaagatctcttgaacccgggaggtggaggccgtggtgagccgtgttggtgtcactgtactccagcctgcttgacagagtgagaccctgtctccaaaagtaaataaatacataataaatttttaaaaagcgagcacaaaaattcgaataatgcgtgacctgactgatacgaggaacgtaacatcgttgaaatcgtagctgcagagagcagaagggtgtttccccgaggcaggtgccggggagggtgtggggagatgtgagtcaaatgataccaaatttcaggcaggaatatttctagagatctactgagcgtcacggcgactacagtgaataactatgtattgcttacttgaaaatagctgtgggagtagattttcaaagtattctcatcacaataaaatcaggatgcgaggaaacgagtgtgttaattagcttgatttggtcattccacaatgtatacatatatgaagcctcacgttgtacaccataaatatatataaatttcactggtctatttaaaatgaaaacttaaatacattataaaacttaaatgatataacatacaataaaaaagacttgtatttgttaaatctccacagaaggagtctaagtcataaaggaaaataaacttcgaggagtggtaaaatcgatcagaaacgtcccatttcattgcttcccgaaacgtgtctgacagagtggacatcctgctgttcactaactccttgttctggaacagttagtgtgtgtgtatgtatgggtgtgtgggcttatacacacaaagtaaattaatggtaatgaaagcattctgattctcagtttaatttagttatgtagacagacacacccaccccgccccccagacgcacatttatcaaatcaggcactccaccaaaactagctacttagtgtgtcatctctcactgcagattcaaaagagaaacgtgaatttagagaggcgtgatggttccttctctcctggagcccagttggaagttgactgactgattgggacattgtcgttggttggtctgggtggaagaaaccacttggaccctttattgaacacctactgtgtgccatcgttttaaggctgcccgtgtgttgcttcgttcattcctcaccatgacctcctgatcacacgcTGGAGATCCAaaaccagaagcgcgcagaagctatttgtccagtgttacaaagctactaggtggtggaatttgaatgtgaacccagatgtgtaattctagagcctaagtgcttcacccacctccctgtggtggctctaccgaaaaacagctaagcgcgcattgagaagctgaggactttcagctttgcttttcaaggatttttcttttcaatgttgaaattcataccaagattgattgggcgcctgccagggggggtgggggaaaaatcgggtgggggtggggaggttcagaaagccccacagaaggggaagatgcccaggacagaagactgtcaggaggctgttgggtcagggggttcgccttgttctcagaagccgcggaggttcaggtgggctgggggaggcgagtggtagaaggccagaggtctgggagggaccgagggatggggccaggcgcgaggggccgcggcagggactcgggggactgggagtgggggctcgggcctcggggagcccattggtggaaggacggaggtccgggaggggcagagggatggggacaggagcgacggcccgcggcaggcactccgggggactgggagtcgggggtcggggttagtctcggcttttggccctgtcctgccgccggctgctcccgtttctttggctttgcggcgaggtggacagggttagctctcgggattgagggcggttttggaagcggcctggggctaaggacaggccagggcggcgggagaggcggaccgctggcatcgctggatctgggcgcgctgtcggaccttccacatcaccagctgcaggcaggcgtttgcgtcctcgctggagttgtgcccgtcctggctgtcctggatgatgtgtcccaggtagtcggccgcgagattcctgagggagcgcttgtaggggaaacccaggtagtgcgggaagagcacggccgtgtccaccacggtgctgtggatgagcttcagggccagcagatcgctctccaggctgtgcccgatgaggatggtttgggcgctgaaaaagctcagcaggatggcttggactttgggcaacgtgatgctcgtgttggcgacgtcggcctcggtcactccggagaacctggtgttgtagtccacgatctcgttgtcgggcttgacgaaggtgtcgtacaccactcgcatgtcggcgtccaccacggtgacgcgggtcagctccaggccgtgcgtggtgtagcacatctcacagtccaaggcg
Protein-coding sequences here:
- the LOC129483965 gene encoding exonuclease GOR-like, with translation MLRATAPCWFPPGYPEAKKAAEEAALEAPEFPLPSHQPAQSFGLWVPQMYKRASASVGIQTEPENTGPAVPPAWPEMVTEAWCFPAQRGSACCLPAAPKLAERPSAVRISAPRERKRIAHFHSPCLATGATDAKRTRVASGSQRSNGSKVGRQPRKTRNRSGMADKTSTTISSKRIVRRPSLAPLKKPIILRSSGCQVPTVIRRGYLQLFTKECLKFCASKQEAEEKALNEEKAAYDCSPNKNVYLNVVLNTLKRLKGLTPSSMPGLSRAALYSRLQEFLLTQDQLKENGYPFPHPEQPGGAVLFTGQGKGPGDSSCRVCCRCGTEYLVSSSGRCVRDQLCYYHWGRVRSSQVAGGRVSQYTCCAAAPGSVGCQVAKQHVRDGRKDSLDGFVKTLEKECSTDAYPGIYALDCEMCYTTHGLELTRVTVVDADMRVVYDTFVKPDNEIVDYNTRFSGVTEADVANTSITLPKVQAILLSFFSAQTILIGHSLESDLLALKLIHSTVVDTAVLFPHYLGFPYKRSLRNLAADYLGHIIQDSQDGHNSSEDANACLQLVMWKVRQRAQIQRCQRSASPAALACP